The window TAAAACCTGCTTACAGGTTAAAAATaggagaggggggggaaaaaaaacaggataaCAGCATGTCATGTGATCTCTAGGGTGTTGTCGTAGACTTTTGGTGCCTGCTGCTGTAGCGGTTAAAGCAGTAGGGACGACACAGAAATCCagagagaacaaagaaagaagaaaagcagcaaactaTGTACTGCCTTGTAAAACTTATCTGCTATTGAAATGAAGAACATCAGCAGCAAGTATAGGTATCTGGCTCATTCTTGTTCATTGGAGTCATATGGAAAAGGTTACAATATCCTTACTCCACTTGTGAAATGGTCCCATAAGCAATGAACACTGACGTTCCAGGTTCTACTCATCTATCATGGTCAGAGGTCTGCTCGTTACAACTGCTACATACCAGTATTGAAGAGGGTTATAGTCTGGTACCATGCACGTTATAATGTAGTTGGCAGATGGTACATCATACTTTACTTGCTGCAAGACAATGAAGATTCTTTCAGGAATTATAGGCTTCAAGCTTTTCCCTTGTAGAGAAACTTCATCAAAGGGAAATACTCCATCAGAGCTTGAATCCAAAGCTACTGAGCACATTGGTCCTGATCCAATAGAATACTTAAGTATATGCTGACATTTAAATCCATGAAAATTACGTATTTAATGTTTATCAGCTGCATAATTTTAATGTCAGGCTATTTAGTACCTTGcttaaagtaatgaaaaaaattcccatggCTATTTCCAAACTGTTGCAAGAATTACAGAAGTTTAATTATTTGACTTTTTACTGCAGCAAATGTCATCCCTGTTTCTGCAAGTTCTCGTGTTCAAGTGCCTACTagggcaaagagaaaaagagtcCTTTTGAGCCCGTAAATACAGGAGTTCCCAACATTTAACAGTGAGTTTTGCTTAACTACTGTGATTTGTCTTAAAAGCACAAAAGGAATTAATGAAGTATGAGTTCTGTTTTGTAGCACAATTGGTGAGCAGCAGTTTAAGAAACATTTACTGTGCTTTACAATCTTTATTCATACACTGAGAACATTTCAAAACCCTCTTACAGGAAGTTGTTCAAGAAAAATCCTTCCAATTCTTACAAGAACTGGCCTAGTAAATCAACCATTCAGAATGCACAGGAAATTTATATTTCGTTCTTAAGTTTGAGTCCAGGGTGAGCTAAGACCATGAATAGAAAttcttattaaatataaaatataagaaaacaagaacacTAAGTAAAAGCTTAGAAAAGATCTTTGTCTTCAGTGTAGAATGATAGTGAGTGATCTCAATTTTAACATGTTTAAGAGTGGACAAAAAGCATCTAAAATGTCAAGATAAAACAAGATGTACACCTGCCCTTATTTCTACATGTATTTTTCTAGctcctggtttttttcctttcatttctgttagCTTTATGTCAAGcagtatatttttctatttacaaTAACGGCAAAATGAATTCATTAATGAATTCTAATCATACTGGAGATACAGTGGATGTATCTATCTGTGGATGCTCGGCATGTATAACAGGCGGTTGTCATTAGTCAGAAAGTGATTGACAACTGAATCTGCATCCCCCGCCGCTATTTGTGATGGAACAAATATTCTGCTGACACATAACCTGCCCCGGCTGCAACACCGTCTAACTTGCACTGAAGGTAAAGCAGCCCAGCACCTCTGTTCCCCTTGCTTCTCCGCATTCTGAAGGCCTTGCATCCCTTCTAATAAATTTTCTACCTACCCGAGCATACTGTACGGCTGGTGCTTGGGCGTTTTCCGAGTAACCCCTTCTCACCTTCACAGATTTCTGCTCATTTAGTTATAGGAAAAGGAGCACAAGCCAAACCAACTCCTGACGACGTTGTATCAGAGTTACACTATCACAACAAACTGCTGACTGACCTACCTAACGGAGCGAAAGCCTTGCGGCACTtgagtggagaaaaaaaatgaaaagaaccTGCAGACAAAGGACTGACCCAAACAGTTGTCCACAGATCACCAGCAAAGACCGGGATACGAACGTCAACAAACGTTTCCAGTCCAAACCAGAAGAGTGCTCTGGGGACAACCAGAGTTCCGACCTCCACGGAGAAGGTGCTCGGGCGGGCAGCCCGGGGGTAGCACGGCCCGGGCCGCACGCAGCCCACCGGCCCGCAGCGTGCCGCAGCTGGCAGGCGGAGTCTGCCCGGCGATGCCTGCCCCCACAGTACATTTCCACCTGGAACGTAGCGTGTTCCAGTTCATCCCGCCCACCGTTACATCTGTACACTGGCCTCTTCTAGAGGTGCCAGAGGAAGGTGTAAAAATCcccataaataataattatggaaaaaaactgCCCACAGGGAAGGGTTTTTCTCCATAAATCGTGTCATTAGTGGTTGATTAAAGCCCTTAAGAGTGAAAGTTTATACCCCTTCTAAATGATTTTTTGCCCCATGAGGTAACTATAGCTCCAGATTATATATGAATCCTACTAATCTTTCGGCCCAAGGATAACTTCCAACAATGCGCTTCATAGATTAATTATGCACTGCATAAACAAGTACCAGATGTATCTAAGTAAGGCAAAACAAgccactgaaaagaagaaaactgggcTCTTCCCCTCAAAGTCCGTGatccaaaatacaaaatcacAACTGGCTGCCTGTTTCCTCATTTCTGGAGTTACAAAATATTGTTTCTCACCTTAAAGGGATACCACCAAACAATCTATAACAACTGCCAAGGACAGACACGAACAACTTTTTAGACATCACGGTGTCTCCTTATGCTGCGTGATAACCAAGATTCGATATTACTAAACTCCAGTTGGTATTACTCTCCCCTTATCCTACCTAAGCAATAGGACGTCTGAAGAAATCCACACACCCACCTCTTCTGGAAAATATGGCCAGCTTTTTAAGGTACAAATCTTCCTTAAGCCAAATTTGGTTTGATCCATCGGCTTATACTTCTCTTGTGAAAGGTAGGCAGAAGTAGGATCCAGGGCCTTCCTCTAATTTTTATCAACTTTTGAAAACCTAGTACCCTGCCAGGCAAAAGTCGAGAGGGTCCTGAGGTCTTAGAGCACAAGGACTGCCtttgtagaaagaaaagcatgaggGATTCAAGGGTTTCTTACGTTCTGTCATCTTTGTTTGCACAGCAGTCTGACTCAAAGCTGGGAAAGGGTAAGATCTTTCTCCATGATGcaggactgtatttttttaagagccaGTTAAAGGGAGTGACTTTTAACAACAGAGGTATGGGCTGTTTCAGTAacaaatatgaattattttttgtcctGAACAAAATGAAGAGGAGTCTGCATTGCCCAGAGTTGCATTTAGGGTCTTCAGCAAGGCCCTAGCTGTTTTACCAATCTGGAGACACTCGCTAGTATGGAGAAAGCGCATGCCATTCCCTCTCGGTGTCGCAGTTTCAATACCTTCCCACTCAAAAgcataaggaaaataaatctaataaaGAGAATGTATAGAAATTGTCTGCTGTGGTCTTAGAGACATTTTTTTACATAATCATGTCTGCCTGGACTCGATATACGATGCAGTGGAATCTGAATGCtgtagcttttaaatatttgaaatatttaaattgtttcctttctgctggaGTTTAACTAACGTAGTGTTCTTCTGTAAAAGAGATGGTTCTTACACATACTACTCCTTTAAAGCAGATGGCAGTAACTGGTGCAACAAAGTGTTTGCTGGCAAAGCAAACACTGAACTGCCCCGCCAGCCAAGAGGGACAGGATATTCGTTCACTGGGCAGTCTTGCTATTTGCAAGGGGAAACATCTCTTGTTACAACAAGGCACAAGTTAATTTAAGCAGTCGCAATAACACAGTCGCTGCACCACATCAGACAACTGAAAAGAATCCTGCTGGTTGTTCAAAAGGCCTGAAGTAGAGTAGATTTCATGGTTATTCTGTTCCTGGCAAATCTCTACCTGTGTGACAACTATAATTTTCACCACATCAGAGTTCTCTGTCATAACCAAAGTATTATTACTAATAAATGGGAATAGGACAAGGATTATACGTTGGGGAAACTTCTGTTTACAAAACATGTGCATTCAGAGTTCtcaatataaggaaaaaatagccACATCTACACAAAAAGCAAATCGACAGATTTAATCATATGTTTCCAAATCTGAACTTGGcatgaagatttaaaaaaaagtaataactTCTTATACCACAATTCAGAGTACATAAAACAACCTCTGCATTATTGTTGGAACTGAACCTCCCACACTGCTTAACTTTCAGTGACCTTGCCCTATGAACATCTCTTTAATATGGCGCatgctaaaaataatacaattataGTAGCGAAGACTTACCTAAAATAAGAGAGGCAGTTAAGAGACATTCTTTAAGCCCTCTGTTAGATGACACAAACTGCTGTGGGAAGCCCACCTGGTCAGCAAACATTAgttaagaaggaaaaacaacttcaaaaagaaatcctttgaaTTCATGAGCCgaaataaaattttagataCCAAAGAGAATTTAGAAGTGTGAAAAAGTCTTATCataccagaaaacaaaaacataataGCTAGTACCTCCTGCAATATAATCAAAAGTCATGATGATATTTTATAATAGCCCttgttacatttatttctgtcttcatcaAAATGATTCACCGGTACTATTTAAGATAGGTCTGTTTATATGTTTGTATATGTGTGCACATACGTGGGTTgggaaaggaaacagcaaataaatgcaTTGTGCAACAAAGGTTAGAGGAGCTTTTCACTTTAACCTGGCATTCATTCAAAGTACATTACAGCTGATCTTTAAGCttatctccctctccctttgtAAAGTTGGAGTTATTTAGTATGACTGTGGTACCAGGTAATCTACATTTACAGTATTCCTCTACACTACATCGCAGACTTTCATCCTGTATCAGGATGATGTGTCATTCATCGAGTGTCAAGGACAGTACGGTCTGCCATTGGTGGCAACAATCCTAGTATTCTCGAGATGAACAATCGTGTTTCCTTTACAGAATGTCAGTTGTTCTACGTTCTCCTTCACTGCTCAGCAGTATTCACTGGGTGTCTTGACTGGCATCAGAAACaattcagcaaagcaaacaataaCAACAGTTAGAGCTCTCTCCTGTGGGCGATGGTGGCAGAGAGCTGAACACAGACTTTCAGCACCCAAAAGGCAGCTATGGAGAAGATGGGGTTGCTTCCTTCGCGAGGATGCAtggtgacaggacaagaggtgATGGACACAAGTCGCTTCAAGGAAAACTCTGTCTGGACGTAAGACAAAATTGTTAACACTGCGAACAGTTGCACATTGGAGtaggctgcccagagaagtgatGGAATCTCCCTTGCTGGAAATATCCAAGTCTCAGCTGGACAGGACCCTGGATAACCTCTTGTAAGACCCTGCTTTCAACAGCAGTTTGGACCCGATGATCTCACTTTTCTATGATTCCTTCCATAGCATTGCCTATAGCATATAAATTTTGCCCTAGAAAGTGAACTTTGTGTGATCTTTTCAAAAGCAcctaaaagcagaatttctatGTTACATATAAGAATAGGTCTGAAAGCTTTTGATTGCACAACTTCCCTCGCCATAGGACAGCTAACATGGAGTGATCATATGGCCTTGAAAGACTCTATTATATACCAGATCCCTCATTCCTTTAAACACCTGAGTTCCTTCACAGTCACAAGTCATTAATCCTTTTATTGTTGTAGATGGCACAGTATGAATGAGTTATACTGAAGAAGTAACAAAGAAACAAGGCAAGGTACCAGATGACCACATGAAGTACAATTTTAATATCATCTGCCATTTCTTTCCaatatctttgaaaataaataaatttgttcaGTATTCTTGGTGACCATACCAGTATGTATGCCATTTTTACGGAAGGAGCCACCAGTCCTGTGTTCCCATGCAGGAAAATCCTGTCAGCACAACTAATGGATGTCAGATGAATAAGCTTAGAAGAGCAAGTGCACTGTCAAAACCATGTCATCAACCCACAGGCCTGTTCGTAGTGATACTGTACACTCCACTGCCTCCAGTCGCAGCCCGGGATAATCAGAATCCATGCTGAGAGTCATCTGATCTTGCAGAAATTGACACAGCATAGCTAATAATCCACCAGAATTCAGAAACTGTACTGGATTTAAAAaggcagctttatttttgtgccTTGCATTTGAGGCAGATTAAATAAATCGAAAAGGCAAGGCTATCAGGTCAGTGTTTGTATGTTACAGCTGTCCAGTTAGAGTTGACAGACACTCTTTGCATGGCCTGTTGACTGATTAAGAGGCAGAGTAAGTCTCAGAGCCACAAATGGacggggagggggtggggggaagactGTgataaagacaaaaccaaaggcTGATGGAGTAACTCACTAGAAATAGTTGCACTTCTACACAAGCCACAGATACcatccaaaaaaaacccaaaccaacaaaccaccaccaaaaaaaccacagaaaggaAACCGGATGAGCAGATTACAGATTTGAAGTGGGAATCAGAACAAAGTGTTCGTTACTGTTCTACATCAGAAAGCTGGACTGACTCTTCTGCAAGGTGAAGACCAAGCAAAGCAGAATGAAAGGTGAGATATTGAGGCATTCTgattaataatgaaaattttctgttctctaaGCATTTCCTTGCCAAgcagtgtttattttaactCTACATCGGAAGCTGTGTCTCAGTTTCTGAAGCCAACTGTTGCAGAACAATGTAATGAACTGAAAGTATTGCTTACCTTGCTTGCAAGAATGCTGAATTCTTTCAAGTGAATTCTACAATGTAGAATTCAGTATTGCAGAAGATTATGTATAATTTTAATACTATTTCCTTTTTGAGTGAAAATTAATGAGTAGTTTGTGACTTAAACTGTAGTctcaaaataaaaccttcatTTATACATTTGTCATATTCAATGTTATAACCATACAGTTATTCCTTTAATATGGTATTCCCTGTTACTAATTAATATTTGATCTCTGTAAGTCAATAAGCAGTGTGTCCTTTAATTTCCAAAGGTCTTGAGTAGTAACTaactaaaatacttttcattttgaaatagtaaatagtaaaaattatttgaggcATCTCAAAAACAATGTTACAAAAGGATTTATCATTCTGACTTCCTTTAGTCAAAGAAAATCTAATTATTCAACATaatctgataattttttattattatttcatgcTGTGCATAGGAACATAGCTTTAACTGGCACCTTGTTTTCAAAGTAATACCATTAGCAAGATATGAAAGgtaaaaactattattttttcagttaaaactgACCTGAACATCAGGGAGCAGAATATAAttataaatactaaatattaCTAAGTACTCCTGTCAACTCATTCATCTTTTTAACAGTTTCTTGACAAATGTTTGCTGATTGTGTAGAAACTTGTATCTATGGGAGGTACAGCTGGCATTCAGATAAGGAAATTAAAGCAATAAGAATAAACATTGATATTTCAAAGAACAGACTTGCAGAATCTGCATTGCTGAAAAAGCACTGTTAACTGTTTTTATAGCAATGTCTTTGAAGCTTGTTATTCTTTTGATGGCACATTAACTTAATTCTTTTTAGGTAGTACAATTagtaaaaacatgaaaaagaaaagttctaCTTGCAATTCTTCTGACACAAGATGGCTCAAAGTTGTTAGTaccacagaaagagaaacattcCAACATAATAATTTTAGAAACTCTGTCGCATTCCCTTCAAACATCGCTGCTCTGCTGAAGGGAATTGCTCCTGAAAACCATTTGTACTTAAGATAAAGCCATGGGAAGTACTTCATTTTAAGACCATGGAAGCACTAACTTCATTCTGCATCATAAAAGTACTTCAATACTATCTGTAATTTACTAATGTACTGTAAAAGAAATGAGCTCTCTTTATGCTATCTACATTCATGTTTATTATGGAGCTGTACATCCTTTGCCCATGTTAATGAGCTGTATATTgccaaaagacaaacattttaaactacttttaaatattctttcacTTGTGATACAGGTAACTGGCTTTTGGTTTTGAGTGTCATCTTGTTAATATATGCAGCTCATGGATGTCCCGACAAATGCCTATGCTATCCAGCTTCAAAGACTGCAGACTGCAAGAATAGAGGATTTACTGAAATTCCTGTCCGTTTACCTCCTGAAATTCAGATACTACAGTTGCAGAATAACCGTATTTGGAGAATCAACCAAAATGCATTCACTGGAACACCGTTGCTCAAAATCTTAGACTTGTCTAATAATTCTCTCTCAAGTTTGGCACCAGGTGCTTTCCAAAAATTACGGTATCTACAGGTTCTAAACCTAACCAGAAATTTGATTCATTATATAGAAAACAAGACTTTCAGTTTCCTCCCACACCTAAAAGAACTGGACTTGTCATCCAACAGCATTATCCGTTTGCCTGAGACTTTTGGAAACAGCACAGGGAATATAACATTGCTGTCTGTGAAGCAtaacaaacttcagaaaatggaaagagttCTGCTGGAGTCGCTTCCAAACCTGAAAGTGGTTCTTTTCAAAGATAATCCCTGGCAATGCAATTGTAATGTCTTTGGCCTGAAACTGTGGCTGGAGAGCTTTTTATACAGAGGTAAGGAATTCTTCTCTTTACATACATTGCACATGAGAACACTTAACCAGCATCTGACTGATCTTCACTACTATGGCTTAACAATTTACCCCACACCTGAGATCGTCCCCTCAAATAAGCACactaaaatatattcttatgCATAGGTCAGAATATAGGTGCTTTCATAAATACAGGTGGCAAACTAGAATCATAGAGAAACTTTATATTAccacaaagagaaagagagaaagtatACACACCCAATCATATAGTATGTACAGATACATTCTGGAAATACATGTGtagtgtgtgtatgcatatatatccATATCTGTATATCTATAACAAGTGTACTTGTGCACATACCCTTCCTTTAATTCTACCAATAGATTTTTGCTAGAAACCAACCTactgtttaaaagctttttaaaagctgatgcATGAGGGTAAACATCAAGACAGATATCAATACCAATTTAACTTTAGAGAACTCAGGATGCTAATTCCTCTATCAATTATCACTTAGTagctctttaatattttaagaatactTCACCTAACAATGTACGTTACACCTTGGACAGGTTTACTCTTGCCTAGTATTGCTTCCTAATTTGTTGGTCACCAGAAGAGGTACTAAATCCATTGACAATTTCCTGACAGAAACGTGTAATGCCATCACATGgggaaaactgaattttataaataaaagtagCCTCATATTTTGGTCACATCTGCCTTTAAACATATTCATGAGTTATGCTGTAGAAAAGAGAATATGATTTAATTCTAAAGGAATTaagtattaaaagaaattaatttctttctcccaGGAGGTATGGTCAGACTCTGAGAATTCAGAACAGCAGGGcaatttgcttttctctaaaTCAGGCTTTGATGCTTGCGTGTGATCAGACTACTGATTACCTATCTGTATATGGAAGTGACAGGGAGCGTGTTGCAACACAGCGTATGTGAAGACGGTCCATGTTGCCGGCGACTGAATGGACTGCCATTGTCAGGCATCAGAACTCCACCGGCCAGCTGGAAAACTGTACTGGCTACGCAGGGGGAATAGTCTCTGGGTGAGGTAAAGCCACTGCCAGAAGCAACCttttagaaaagacaaaaggctAAACTCCTCTCAGAGTTAAAATCTTAATATTTTGGATTGGTAAAATATTACATTACCCCAGGGCTTTAGTTGTATTGTGCTGGAAACATTCCCTACAACAAATTTCAGCAGGGCTTCTGACTTCTCTGTGCAGAAGAATGTAACGATCCAAGATAAACATACCAGATTATCTTAATTACTCTGCCAGCAGCATAAGTATTGTAATTTATTTCGAAAACCAATGTGGTTTAGAAATTCAGTGATGCTCTTCTATCTTTCCGAACATTGCACAGATTACTTAAATGAAGCGATATGGAACTTACACATTCATTTTAGCAACAAGTTTCAAAGGAAGCCTAAATACTATGTTCTCTTCTACGTTTATATTTCCCTAAAATTACTTGTGTGAAtcacatgaagaaaaattagttACACTGCACATCAACCTTTCCCATTACTTATATTGTATACTTATGATAAAATAGTACTATGGCTCTACAGATATTTCCTGCAAGTCCTAACAAAACATTGCTAGAAATGGAACATTGTCTGAATCTAAAAGTATTGACTGTTGTGTCCAATATAACTCTCAaagatttcagtatttttagcTGAATCCAGCTCAGGCGATTGACATTTGATACATACTCGTAAACAATTATAGAGAATGCTTCAGTTAAGGTGGGACTCCAGTCTTCCCTTCCAAGCACACATATTTAGTTACTTAAAACCACACCAGGATCACAGTTGCAGGATTTGGAGTTTCGTCTATATCCACATTCAAACTAACACACCAGAGGTGTCTGGAACCACGCTTTGGGTTTGGCTATTAAAGACCAAGATACAAGCTCCTGTGCTCATATCTGTCTTGGAATACCATCAATATTTGTGGAGCAGTCTCCAGATGTCTGTTTGGGTCCATTTGTATTCACTACTTTCTCAGACAAAGTCTTTTCAGGATGAAAATTTCTATGCCTGGCTTTAGCTGAAAGGTGTATTATTTTggacagagaagaggaagaaaattcagctgATTTGattagttaattttttaaaatatgtaaacattGTTTTTGGCCTTGTTGACTCCTTGATACACTACACCCCTAAAGCCGTGGTGTATGGACTAATTACAAACCCGAAGGCTACGCTCGGTGTGTGTTCCTCTACACGCGTGATTTACCAGGACTGAGGCTTCCTACTTCACTTCCCGTTACACTAAAAACATCCTTTGGGAGAGAGCAGAAGCTGGCTCTAAGCAATCATGAAATTTACCATTTCAGCAGGGTAATAGATTGATTAATCTTAACTCCTTTAGATATCTGTATATTTTCTTACCATGAGCCTTGCTTAAAAAAACTGCTCATGTATACATACAACTTACTGaactttctttttgcttcattACAGTTAGCATATGATGTCAGAACAATGActatttcacagaatatttcaaTCAAGTGGGAAATCTTTACTAAATAtattgtttccatttctctttataaaaagaagTAATGGTATGAATTTGAATGGAATGAATTTGCTGTTAACAAtacctctttgttttcctctatgACTTAGTTCTTACTTTTATACCACCGTTGGTTTTTACTTTTACATCCATAAAATCACAGAGAACTTAATTCCTGATGAATTGCTTCTTGCAAATACTCTCTAATATGAGTGTTAAATTGTAATAATCTCACCGCTGATCTAACTGGAAAAAGATCTTAGAGATATAGTTATAAATCTTTAAAAGTATAAAGTCAAAGCTGATGATAAATTTACTTCAGGTTTCTGTTAATTTTGCATTAAGATAATTCAGAAACCACCAAATCTTAAGAccatacatctttttttttcaggaggaaTAAGTGATGGCATTATCTGCTCAACGCCAGGCATTCGGAAGGGAA of the Ciconia boyciana chromosome 11, ASM3463844v1, whole genome shotgun sequence genome contains:
- the LRTM1 gene encoding leucine-rich repeat and transmembrane domain-containing protein 1 encodes the protein MHGDRTRGDGHKSLQGKLCLDKLVSMGGNWLLVLSVILLIYAAHGCPDKCLCYPASKTADCKNRGFTEIPVRLPPEIQILQLQNNRIWRINQNAFTGTPLLKILDLSNNSLSSLAPGAFQKLRYLQVLNLTRNLIHYIENKTFSFLPHLKELDLSSNSIIRLPETFGNSTGNITLLSVKHNKLQKMERVLLESLPNLKVVLFKDNPWQCNCNVFGLKLWLESFLYRGGISDGIICSTPGIRKGKDLLKVPYELFGACPLTTAHVHLASSHHHSFEHRSSLKQAHHNEHGENSRSNCEPKPKPRPVSLRHAIATVVITGVVCGIVCLMMLAAAVYGCAYAAITAKYHREHLAPVRQHGTPEEKEPFDSSLA